In the genome of Gemmatimonadota bacterium, one region contains:
- a CDS encoding DUF111 family protein, producing the protein MKVAYFDCFAGISGDMTLGALVDAGLSFSVLKSELDKLSVREFTLSKRRVEKHGIAGTKIDVNAREGHVHRHLKDVLEIINNSAISASAKEKAARVFQKLAEAEAKIHDTTIEAVHFHEVGAVDAIVDVVGAIVGLEILGIEAIYASKF; encoded by the coding sequence ATGAAAGTCGCCTATTTCGACTGCTTTGCCGGCATCAGCGGCGACATGACCCTCGGCGCGCTCGTCGATGCGGGCCTGTCTTTTTCCGTCCTGAAATCCGAACTCGACAAACTCAGTGTGCGCGAATTCACCCTCTCCAAGCGTCGTGTGGAAAAACACGGCATTGCCGGCACCAAAATAGACGTCAACGCTCGGGAAGGCCACGTCCACCGGCACCTGAAAGACGTACTTGAAATCATCAACAACAGTGCGATATCGGCCTCTGCAAAAGAAAAAGCCGCGCGCGTCTTTCAAAAACTCGCCGAAGCCGAAGCAAAAATCCACGACACCACCATTGAAGCGGTCCACTTCCACGAAGTGGGCGCAGTAGATGCCATCGTCGATGTCGTCGGCGCTATCGTCGGCCTCGAAATCCTCGGAATCGAAGCCATCTACGCCTCCAAATTC